CGGCCACGCGGCCGAGATGTTCGAGGTCGCGGCTTTGCGCGGCGATGAATTCGCGCGCCAGGCTGAGCTCGCGGTTGGTGGCGGTGAGCCGCGTTTCGAGCTGGGCCGATTCGTGGGAAAGCGCAGCCGCGGCCGCGCCATAGCGCCGCGCCTCGACCCGCGAGTTTCGCAGGGCGAGGAACCATACGGCGAGGGTGAGTACGACGGGCACGGACCAGCTGACGATCATGTCCGCCCATTCGGCAGGGGCAGCGCCGTCCAGGAAAGCGGCGCGGTTGACCCAGCCGAAAAAGCCGGTCCAACCGGCAATGGCGAGCAAGGCCAGGGTCGGCGCGATCCAGCTGCGGCGCATCGCCGGCCTTTCGCTTTCTTCCTCGTCCCAATCCTCGTATTCCGCCTCCGTTTCGTCGGCCAGGCGGTCGGTATCGGCAAGCTCGAGCGTGCCGTCGGGCTGGTGTTCCGTGTCGACCGGAACGAGGTGGGAACCGTTGCTCATGGCCCGAGCATAGCACCATCGGGGGCAGGATAAACCACGTCTTAACCACCGCTGCCCTAGAGCCCTGCGTCATGGCGTTTGAATCAGGCGATCTCGATGCGACACTGGCAGCGGCGGCGGGCGACGATCCGGCGCTGTTTGCCGAGCTGCGCACCGCGTTTTTCGAAAGCGTGGAGCGGCAGGTGGACTTGCTTTCCCGCGCCCGCTGCGACGGCAACTGGGCCGTTTCCGCAATGCGACTGAAAGGCCTTGCCGCCAGCTTCCAGGCCGATGACCTAATGCTGCTGGCCGAAGAAGCGCTCGACGCGGCACCGGGAGAACCGGGCGTCGTTCGCCGCCTGAAAGCCTATCTGACGGATTTTCCGCAGGCCTGACCGCTTCCGGCGCCACACTGCGCTTGGCTTGAAACCGCACCTCGCTTAAGTCCCGCAGCGCAATTTCGGGAGGTTTCGCACGTGCGCATCGCATTGCTGACATTGCCTGTGGAGGAGGCGGGGACGGTCCATGTCCTTGGCCGCGCATTGGCGGAATGGCAGTGCGAAATGGCGCTGGCGCTGGGTTGTGAGCGCATCCTGCTCGTCGCGCCTGCGCTGACCGAACCTGCGCTCGACATACAGCACCAGGCGGAAGCGGGCGGGGCGAAGTTCCAGATCGTCCCCCACGCGCACCGCTTGCTCGGCCAATTGAAGACGGACGACGAGCTGCTGATCCTCGACCCGGCATTGCTGGTGCGGGGCGAGGCCGCGCGCGAGATGCTCGATACACCGCGCCGCATTTTCGTGATGCCGGAAACGGCGGGCGAGAGCGGCTTCGAGCGGCTCGATCGCGAAACACTCTGGGCCGGGGCTGCATGGCTTCCGGGCGCGATGGTCGAGCGGCTCGCCGATCTCGACAGCGATGCCGAGCCCGCCAGTGCCCTCCTGCGCATCGCGGCCGGCCTTGGTGTGCGGCGGCAGCATCTGCGCGATGAAGCGCTCGACAAGGCGGACTGGGCTGCGCTCCATTCGCAACAGGACGGCTTGGAAGTGGGGCGCGAGATCACGACCGACCGTCTGGGCGCGGCGCCCGTCTCGCCCGGCGATTGGCTCGCGCATCGCCTCGTGCGCCAATGGCTGGTGAATGGGCAAGCGGCGGGCAGGGTGGGCCGGATTGCCGCAGGCGCCGGAGCGGTTTTCCTGGGGGGAGCGATCGTGCTGCTGGCGCTCGGCTATGCGCTCTATAGCGTGCCGCTTGCGGGGCTGTCTTGGTTTGCCGGTACGATCCTGGCCCATTCGGGCAAGGTTTCCGGGTGGAAGCGAGGCGCGATGCTGATCGTACCGCTCGCATCGCTGGGGGCGCTCGCCGCTGCACTGGCGGTGATACTGGCGCGCAGCTGGACGTGGACGATTGCAGGGTTCGTGATCGCGATGGTCGTCGCTTGGGCTATCGAGGCCGTGCGCGGCGCAGGATCGAGCGGCAGCTGGCTGCGCGACGGCGTGTTCCTTGCGGTGGTGATCGGAGTGACCGGAGCGCTCGATATCGCATTCCTCGGTGCGACGGGGCTGATCGCGCTGGCCATCGGTGCCATCTGGACCGCGCGCCTGCGTACGCGTTCCTAACGCGGAATTAACCAGAACCGCATATGGCCGGGCACATGACATCTTCGGGCGAGGAGAACGCGCGCGGCACCGCCGACGCGCAGGAGCTGGCCAGCCGGCTCGCGCGCGGTGACGCGATGCGCGCCAGCGTCACGCCGATCCTGCGCCATATGCTGCTGCATGACGACAACGCCCTGTTCTCCGACGAGATCATGGCCCGTGTCCACGGCTTCGTCTGGCATATCGCCGTCCAGCTTCTCACCGCCTACGCGCGGGCCGACGGTGTCGCGGATGCGGAAGACTACGCCGCCGGCAATGCCGAGATGCTGACCGAGTATCTGTGCGCCGACGAGGGCTTGCTCGGCCATCTCCACGCGCTCGCACTGGAAGCTCGGCTCTCGGAACGGCTGGGCGAGCGCGGGATCGTCGACCCCATCGTCCCGCCGTTGGTGCAGGGACTGGTCGCCGCCAAGGACGAGACGGTCGCCGAAATGGCCATGGGCCTCATCGCCGCGCAGGCCCGTTTCCTGGAACAGGCGCGGCGCATGGAATTGCCGCTGGCCCAGTTGCCGGCAGACCATTTCGGCAAGGCGCTCGATATCCTCAAGTTGTGCGCGGGAGATGCGGCGGCTGGATCGGGCGCAAAGGCTTCGGACAAGCTGCGTGCGGATTACTCCGAAGCGCGTTCGCGCCTCGGCCTTGCCTCGCGGCTGGTGACCGGGCTCGGCCAGAATGCCCGCGCCGCATTGACGGTCGACCAGTCGGGCGCGGCGTTGTTCACGACCGCGATAGCCATGGCATCCCGCCAGACCCGCGACGTGATCGTCGTGTCCTGCAACGACCGCCGCGCTTCGCGCCTGGGCCTCGCCCTGAAAGCGGCAGGCCTGAAACAGCGTGATGTCGAGGCGCAGTTCGCCTATCTCGAGATCGATCCGGCACTGGCCGAGGATTTCGAGGCGGTTAGTGCTGCGATGGCTGCGCAAATGATCGGCGGCGCAGACTGATGGCCGGCATCGGCCCCGAATTCATCGCCCGCGGTTTCACCGACGGTTCGGACACGCTGGTCAGCGCGGACGAGCCGCTCGCCTCGCTGCAGCTTGCGTGCGGCGGCGAATTGCCGGGAAAGCTGGCGGTTCCGGCCCTGCTCGAACTGGTGCGCAAGGCGCGCAGCTACGACCTCAAGCTCGCCCGGGCAATCACCGCGCAGGACGAGGACGACACGATTACCGCATGGGCCGAAGTCACTCCGGAACGCGCGAGCGGCGGCTGTGCGATCGGGCTTGCCAATTGGCAGACCGTACCGCGCGCCGAGAACGACGGTGCGGAGGCAGGCGCACGGCGCGAAATCATCGAGCGGCAGGCTGCCGAACTGACCGCGCGGCTCGACAAGGACCAGAACGTGCTGGCCGCTTCGGCAAACGGGCCGGCGCTGGCATCGCTGGCGCGGGCGATGCAGGCCGGCGCCGGACGCGCGTGGACGCAGTTCGCCCGTGTCGCGGGCAGCGCTCATGACCAGCCGCTCCACTGGCGCCTGCTCGACGGCGCAGAAATCGCTATCGATGGCGACCCGCGTAGCTGGCAGGCGACGCTGATCCCCGTGGGGAAGGGGCGCCCCGGCAGCGAAGGATTCGAACTGTTGCTTGGCAGCTTGCAGGCTCCGCCGCGTATCGACCCGGCCGCTGGCGCACAGACCGCGACGTCCGCCGACCGGCTCGAAGCGACCGTCGGGCGGGAAATCGCCCCCGTGCTGCGCCAACCGATCGCCCGCATCATCGCGAATGCGGAGACTATCCGCACGAAGCTCGCCGGTCCGCTCGCCGACGAATACAGCGACTACGCCGCCGATATCGCGGCAGCGGGTCAGCACCTGATGGCACTGCTCGACGATCTCGCCGATCTCGAAGTGGTGGAGAACGAGAAATTCACCACCGCGCCCGACCAGATCGACCTCGCCGATGTCGCGCGCCGCGCGGTCGGCATCCTCGGCGTACGCGCCCGCGAGCGGGGCATCGTGATCGAAGGGCCGCCGGAAGGCGAGACGGCGCCGGCAACCGCAGAATTCCGGCGGGTCCTGCAGATCCTGCTCAACCTGGTCGGCAATGCGATCCGCTATTCGCCCGAAGGCGCGACCATCCGCCTGTCGTTGCAGGGCGACGCGCGCATGGCCCGCATCACCGTGGCCGACGAGGGGCCGGGAATTTCACCGGAGGACCAGGCGAAAGTGTTTAGCAAGTTCGAACGCCTGGGCCGCAGCGGCGACGGCGGATCAGGCCTCGGCCTTTATATCTCACGCAGGCTGGCCCGTGCGATGGACGGCGATATTGCCGTCGAAAGCGAAGCCGGGAAAGGCGCGCGCTTCACCCTGTCGGTGCCCGCGCGCGCCTGACGCGGATCAGCGCTTGTCGACCGGCACGTAGTCGCGCTGCACCGGACCGGTGTAGAGCTGGCGCGGGCGACCGATCTTCTGGCCGGGGTCGGAGATCATCTCGTTCCACTGCGCTACCCAGCCTACCGTGCGGGCCAGCGCGAACAGGGCGGTGAACATGGTCGTCGGGAAGCCGATGGCGGACAGGATGACGCCCGAATAGAAATCGACGTTGGGGAACAGCTTCTTTTCGCGGAAATAGTCGTCGTTCAGCGCCATTTCTTCCAGTTGCAGCGCGGTCTCGAAGACCGGATCGGTCACCTTCAGCGCATCGAACACCTCGCGCACGGTCTTCTGCATCACCGTCGCGCGCGGGTCGTAGTTCTTGTAGACGCGGTGGCCAAAGCCCATCAGGCGGAACGGATCGTTCTTGTCCTTCGCCCGCTCGATATAGTGCGGGATCTTGTCCGGCGTGCCGATCTCGCGGAGCATGTTGAGCGCCGCTTCGTTAGCGCCGCCATGCGCCGGGCCCCACAGGCAGGCGATGCCCGCCGCGATACAGGCGAACGGGTTCGCGCCCGAAGAGCCGGCCAGGCGCACCGTGCTGGTCGAGGCGTTCTGTTCGTGGTCCGCATGCAGGATGAAGATGCGGTCCATTGCCTTTTCGACCGCCGGGATCACCTCGTATTCCTCGGCCGGCACGCCGAAGGTCATGCGCAGGAAATTGCCGGTGTAGCTGAGCGAATTGTCAGGCTGCAGGAAGGGCTGGCCGATCGAGTACTTGTAAGCCCACGCCGCGATGGTGGGCATCTTGGCAATCAGGCGATGGCTCGAAATCTTCCGGTGCTCGGGGTCGGAGATGTCCGTGCTGTCATGGTAGAACGCGGACAGCGCGCCGACCACGCCGCACATGATCGCCATCGGGTGCGCGTCGCGGCGGAAGCCCTGGTAGAACTGGCGCAGCTGGTCGTGCAGCATCGTGTGGCGCGTGATCGTGTAGGTGAACTCGTCCAGCTCTTCCTGGCTCGGCAACTCGCCGTTCAGCAGGAGATGGGAGACTTCCATGAAGCTGGAGTGTTCCGCCAGCTGGCCGATCGGATAGCCGCGGTGGAGGAGAACGCCTTCCTCGCCATCGATATAGGTGAGGCCGCTCTCGCAGCTGGCGGTGGAGGTGAAGCCGGGGTCGAAGGTGAACGCGCCGGTCTGGCCGTAGAGCTTGCGGATATCGACCACGTCCGGGCCGCAGCTGCCCTGCAGTACGGGGTAATCATATTCGTTTCCGGCGAGGTGGAGTTTCGCGTTGTCGGCCATTGTGGTTCTCCTCAAATTTGCCCGTTCAGTCCGCGGCGGGAACGGCCTGCGCGTCGATCCGCGCGAGGCTTTCTTCCCGGCCCAGCAAGACCAGAACGTCGAAAATTCCGGGCGATATGGTGGTGCCCGTCAGCGCCGCCCGCATCGGCTGCGCCAGTTTGCCAAGACCCAGTTCATGCGCCTCTGCAAGCGATTTCAGCGTGGCTTCCAGTGCCTCGCTTGTCCAGTCATTTTCCGCCGCCAGAGCGTTCGAAACCAGTGACAGCCGGGACCGACCATCGTCGTCCAGCAGCTTGGCAGCCTTGTCCGTCATTTCGAGCGGTCGCTCGGCGAAGAGAAAGGCGGCGCCTTCGGCCAGTTCGTGCGTGGTTTTCGCGCGCATCTTCAGGAACGGCATGGCGCGTTCCAGCAGGTCCAGATCGACCTCGCCGCCGATTTCATCGGCGACCAGCCGCGCAAGCCGCGCATCGTCCGCCTCGCGGATGTGGTGGCCGTTCAAGTGCTCCAGCTTCTTGAGGTCGAAGCGCGAGGCGCTCTTGCCGACACCGTCGATGTCGAACAGCGCGATCGCCTGTTCCCTGGTGAATTCCTCCTGGTCGCCGTGTCCCCAGCCAAGGCGCAGGAGGTAATTGAACAGCGCCTCGGGCAACACGCCGAGCTCGTCGCGATAGGCCTCCACGCCCACCGCGCCGTGGCGTTTCGACAGCTTGGCCCCGTCGGCACCGTGGATCAGCGGGACGTGGGCATAGACCGGCTCGTCCCAGCCCATCGCCCTGATCACCGGCAGTTGGCGGAAGGCGTTGTTAAGGTGGTCGTCGCCGCGGATGATGTGGGTGCAGCCCATGTCGTGATCATCGACCACCACGGCGAGCATGTAGGTCGGCGTCCCGTCGGCGCGCAGGATGATGTAATCGTCGATCTCGGCGTTCTTCACCGTGACACGGCCCTGCACGGCGTCCTCGATCACCGTTTCGCCCTCGGTCGGGGTTTTCAGGCGGATGGTGAAGGGCGTGCCTTCCGGCGCCTCGGCAGAATCGCGGTCGCGCCAGCGCCCGTCGTAGCGCATCGGCAGCTTCTTGGCGCGCTGTTCGGCGCGCATCGCTTCCAGTTCCTCGGACGTGGCGAAGCACTTGTAGGCATTGCCGCTTTCGAGCAGCTGCAGCGCGACTTCGCGGTGGCGGTCGGCGCGCTGCGACTGGAATACGGGATCGCCGTCGAAATCGAGGCCCAGCCAGTCGAGCCCTTCGATAATCTTGTCGATCGCATCCTGGGTCGAGCGCTTCTGGTCCGTATCCTCGATCCGGAGCAGCGCCTTGCCGCCGTGGTGCCGGGCGAACAGCCAGTTGAACAGGGCGGTACGCGCGCCGCCCAAGTGCAGGTAACCGGTGGGCGAGGGCGCAAACCTGGTTACAACCTGTCCGCCATTCGCGCCGCTTCCGCTTGCCATTACGCCCGCTTTCCTTTCCACTGTGCCGATGGCCGGTAATGCCTCACGCCACGTGCCCATCGGGGAGGGAACCGGCAATGCTGCAATGCAGCGCTCGCCTTGGCGAATGCGGGCTGCCTTGTCCAGTATCCTCGACCGCGGCGAAGCGTTCCTCGACCAAGCCGGTTTCGACCGAGCCCCGTGGCTAACGGTGGCCTTGGCGGTGGGCATCGCCAGCTGGTTTGCGCTGCCGAGCGGCGAGTGGTGGATGGGCAGCATTGCCGCGGCAGTCATCGCCGCCGTCGCGGCCCTTGCGATCTGGCGGGACCGGGACGAGCGCGCATTGCTGCGACAGGGGATTGCGGGGCTCGCTCTTGCCTTCGCAGTCGGCGTGGCCCTGGTCTGGCTGCGCTCGGGGCTGGTGGGCCAGGAACCGTACGAGGCACCGCGCTATGGCCCTGTGCAGGCGCGCGTCCTTGAGCGTATCGAGCAACCGGCGGACGAGCGGGTGCGGCTGGTGGTCGCGGCGCGCGATGCCGACACCGGGCGCGCGGTGAAGCTGCGCGTCAACGTACCGCTGGAGGAGGACCGACCGGGTCTGGCCGAGGGCGCTCTCGTCCGCTTCGACGCGCGGCTGATGCCGCCGGCGCCGCCGATGCTTCCGGGCGCCTATAATTTCGCGCGAACCGCGTGGTTCGAAGGCTATGCTGCGACCGGATCGGCAGTCGGCCCGGTGGAGGTCGTGGAGCCGGCGGGGAATCCGCCGGTCCTCGCGCGCTGGCAAAGGGGGCTGAGCGCCCACGCGCGCGACCGGCTGGGGGGAGCGCCGGGCGCAATCGCGGCAACATTCGCCAGCGGCGACCGCGGGGCCATCGGCGAAGCGGACGAGGAGGCGATGCGCGATGCGGGGCTGACGCACCTCCTGTCCATCAGCGGCCTCCATGTGAGCGCGGTGATTGCCGCAGCCTATCTTGTTGCAATCAAGCTCCTGGCGCTGTGGCCATGGCTTGTCCTGCGTGTCCGGCTGCCGGTCATCGCGGCGGCCATCGCGGCGCTGGCGGGCATCGCCTACACCCT
This sequence is a window from Alteriqipengyuania flavescens. Protein-coding genes within it:
- a CDS encoding Hpt domain-containing protein gives rise to the protein MAFESGDLDATLAAAAGDDPALFAELRTAFFESVERQVDLLSRARCDGNWAVSAMRLKGLAASFQADDLMLLAEEALDAAPGEPGVVRRLKAYLTDFPQA
- a CDS encoding sensor histidine kinase translates to MAGIGPEFIARGFTDGSDTLVSADEPLASLQLACGGELPGKLAVPALLELVRKARSYDLKLARAITAQDEDDTITAWAEVTPERASGGCAIGLANWQTVPRAENDGAEAGARREIIERQAAELTARLDKDQNVLAASANGPALASLARAMQAGAGRAWTQFARVAGSAHDQPLHWRLLDGAEIAIDGDPRSWQATLIPVGKGRPGSEGFELLLGSLQAPPRIDPAAGAQTATSADRLEATVGREIAPVLRQPIARIIANAETIRTKLAGPLADEYSDYAADIAAAGQHLMALLDDLADLEVVENEKFTTAPDQIDLADVARRAVGILGVRARERGIVIEGPPEGETAPATAEFRRVLQILLNLVGNAIRYSPEGATIRLSLQGDARMARITVADEGPGISPEDQAKVFSKFERLGRSGDGGSGLGLYISRRLARAMDGDIAVESEAGKGARFTLSVPARA
- a CDS encoding citrate synthase, giving the protein MADNAKLHLAGNEYDYPVLQGSCGPDVVDIRKLYGQTGAFTFDPGFTSTASCESGLTYIDGEEGVLLHRGYPIGQLAEHSSFMEVSHLLLNGELPSQEELDEFTYTITRHTMLHDQLRQFYQGFRRDAHPMAIMCGVVGALSAFYHDSTDISDPEHRKISSHRLIAKMPTIAAWAYKYSIGQPFLQPDNSLSYTGNFLRMTFGVPAEEYEVIPAVEKAMDRIFILHADHEQNASTSTVRLAGSSGANPFACIAAGIACLWGPAHGGANEAALNMLREIGTPDKIPHYIERAKDKNDPFRLMGFGHRVYKNYDPRATVMQKTVREVFDALKVTDPVFETALQLEEMALNDDYFREKKLFPNVDFYSGVILSAIGFPTTMFTALFALARTVGWVAQWNEMISDPGQKIGRPRQLYTGPVQRDYVPVDKR
- the gltX gene encoding glutamate--tRNA ligase, with amino-acid sequence MASGSGANGGQVVTRFAPSPTGYLHLGGARTALFNWLFARHHGGKALLRIEDTDQKRSTQDAIDKIIEGLDWLGLDFDGDPVFQSQRADRHREVALQLLESGNAYKCFATSEELEAMRAEQRAKKLPMRYDGRWRDRDSAEAPEGTPFTIRLKTPTEGETVIEDAVQGRVTVKNAEIDDYIILRADGTPTYMLAVVVDDHDMGCTHIIRGDDHLNNAFRQLPVIRAMGWDEPVYAHVPLIHGADGAKLSKRHGAVGVEAYRDELGVLPEALFNYLLRLGWGHGDQEEFTREQAIALFDIDGVGKSASRFDLKKLEHLNGHHIREADDARLARLVADEIGGEVDLDLLERAMPFLKMRAKTTHELAEGAAFLFAERPLEMTDKAAKLLDDDGRSRLSLVSNALAAENDWTSEALEATLKSLAEAHELGLGKLAQPMRAALTGTTISPGIFDVLVLLGREESLARIDAQAVPAAD